TAGCCCTAGTCCTCCTCGCGAGCCTCGCCCCCCTAACCGCGCAAACCCCGCAACCCATCCCCCGCACCACCATCTTTCTCGACCCCGCCCACGGCGGCACCGACTCCGGCGCCCGGCTCACCGACAACCTCCCTGAAAAATCCCTCACCCTCGCCTTCGCAACTCGCCTCCGCGCACTCCTCTCCACCAGCGGCTTCTCCGTCATCGCCACTCGCGACACCGACCCCACCGTCCCCTTCACCACCGACCAGCGCGCCGAGATCGCCAACCACTCGCACCCCACCGCCTGCCTCGTCCTCCACGCCACCGCCAGCGGCAACGGCGTCCACATCATCACCTCCGACGTCCCGCCGCCCGACGACGCCGACACCGAAACACACCACGCCATCCCCTGGGACACCGCGCAATCCGCCTCCATCCCCCAGAGCCTCGCCCTCGCCAACTCCCTCGGCCTCGCCCTCCTTCACTCCCGCCTGCCCGTCCTGCTCACCCGCGCCTCCCTCCGCCCCCTTGATAACCTAACCTGCCCCGCCGTCGCCATAGAGATCGCGCCTCTTACCCCAACCGACGGTGACCCCACCCCTGTCAGCGACGCCAACTACCAGCAGCAGATCGCCCAGGCCATCGCCACCGGCCTCACCACCTGGCGCAGGAACCAGAACCCCGCCGCCGGAGCTGCCCGATGATCCCCCGCTACCAGCGCATCCTCTTCTGGAGCCTCTTGGGCGGCATCCTCCTCATGTCGGCCTTTCTCCTCCGCGGCTGCCAGCAGGCCCACAAGCGCCTCGCCGCCCTCAACGACGCCACCCCCATCGCCGCCCCCACCGCCACCAGCACCGAAGACATCACCCTCTATCTCGCCAGCGACACCGACGCCTCCATCACCCCCACCACCGAATCCTTCGCCCTGCCCCAGGCACCAACCCTACGCGCCCGCACCCTCCTCGAGCACCTCCTCGCAACCTACGCCCTCCCCACCTCCAAACATCCACTCCAAGCCGGCCCCGCCGTCGACGATGTCTTCCTCCTGACTCCCCCCGAGATAACCCAGACAAACCAGACCAAGACCCCGCATCGGCCTTTAGCCGACCTCTCCCAAGCCAACCAGCAAGCCATCGTCAACCTCCACGGCTCCTTCGTAGACAATCACCC
The nucleotide sequence above comes from Tunturibacter empetritectus. Encoded proteins:
- a CDS encoding N-acetylmuramoyl-L-alanine amidase family protein; the encoded protein is MTYPLKQFAARLALVLLASLAPLTAQTPQPIPRTTIFLDPAHGGTDSGARLTDNLPEKSLTLAFATRLRALLSTSGFSVIATRDTDPTVPFTTDQRAEIANHSHPTACLVLHATASGNGVHIITSDVPPPDDADTETHHAIPWDTAQSASIPQSLALANSLGLALLHSRLPVLLTRASLRPLDNLTCPAVAIEIAPLTPTDGDPTPVSDANYQQQIAQAIATGLTTWRRNQNPAAGAAR
- a CDS encoding GerMN domain-containing protein, with amino-acid sequence MIPRYQRILFWSLLGGILLMSAFLLRGCQQAHKRLAALNDATPIAAPTATSTEDITLYLASDTDASITPTTESFALPQAPTLRARTLLEHLLATYALPTSKHPLQAGPAVDDVFLLTPPEITQTNQTKTPHRPLADLSQANQQAIVNLHGSFVDNHPSGIQVEALTVQSIVGTLHTALPQITGVRFLVDGQPHDTLAGHADLLRTYPAVDTTSHPAPPTETPQP